A genomic window from Gambusia affinis linkage group LG16, SWU_Gaff_1.0, whole genome shotgun sequence includes:
- the myo10l1 gene encoding unconventional myosin-X isoform X2 — protein MESFFTEGARVWVREKEQLLPATVNSCGDGTLVVTTDYGEVFYLQQAEVTRERVYAMHQSSIDGVEDMSALAELHEAAIMHNLYQRYQKDNIYTNIGSILAAVNPYKQIPGLYDLDRVDSYSKHHLGELPPHIFAVANECYRCIWKRHDSQCVLISGESGAGKTESTKLLLQFLSVMSQNSIAAPQSERTTHVEQAIVQSSPIMEAFGNAKTVYNNNSSRFGKFIQLHFSECGNIQGGCVIDYLLEKNRVVRQNPGERNYHIFYALLAGASKEDKSLYFLEDPAESFHYLSQSGCLKDKSLNDKELYNSVMEALKVLGFTEEECRDMFKLLSGVLQLGNMEFMLAGGAQITTKQVVSNASELLGLDAFQLSEVLTQRSIILRGEEICSPLTIEQAIDSRDSVAMALYSQCFSWIILKINQKIKGKENFKSIGILDIFGFENFEVNRFEQFNINYANEKLQSYFNKHIFSLEQLEYNREGVQWDAIDWMDNAECLDLIEKKLGLLALVNEESRFPKGTDFTLLEKLHSRHSTNPYYVKPRVADHQFGIKHYAGEVLYDVRGILEKNRDTFRDDILNMLKDSRLDFIYDLFEKVGSRNNEEKMGTARRKPTVSSQFRDSLHALMATLSASNPFFIRCIKPNMEKNPNVFDPEIVLNQLRYSGMLETVKIRRAGFPVRRTFKDFLSRYKIIIKDKVPAAGDDKKRSTDLLTKYDKTKKEWQLGKTKVFMKESLEQRLEKDRDEIRRQAAMIIRAHLLTFSAKKRFKQVRSSIVVLQKHLRRHIQRRQFVKKRKAALVLQKHRRGQVARTRVRKLREEKKKKREDEERKKEEEEKKTTGGEENEEVNEDDQKDEARQMEEILQLEREIERLQKKREDEVSQLCESSKQELQLRRDAELKRMKKEASRKATELIDLLNFGGVDPSAEAVGAKPVAEAKTAKGASTAGGASKEEDVDEGFHAEEECIPLPDFPPPAESDAPIDQDIFVHLPPPPPAFAEGTVPPTPPPLPVDGVPATGIPPPPPLPPPGDGAPVPPPPPAEGEKNEETKTDAERKVSMVESLVDGEEPIYSMPADTESDYDQEDEEGSVNAGDDSSVSGSNRGSAAVTDEEHPRKSTCTNTSVESYRGSSDSYADSEDEHDGMMDTDEEVTNGRVTLLNGNGPPYFHGYLYMKAGLMIPWKRRWCVLKDETFMWFRSKQESLKSGWLYKKGGGLSTLSRRNWKMRWFVLRDSKLMYYENDSEEKLKGTIDIRAAKEIVDNHEKENALNIVTDERTYQVFAESPEDASGWFNVLSKVRVCTPEQLLDMSHEQANPKNAVGTLDVGLIDSVCASDNPDRPNSFVIITANRVIHCNSDTPEEMHHWISLLQKPKGDARIDGQEFLVRGWLHKEMKTNAKSTSLKLKKRWFVLTHNSLDYYKSAEKNSSKMGTLVLNSLCSVIQPDERVHRETGYWNIIVYGRKHCYRLYTKMLNEAMRWTAAILGVIESKTPIETPTLQLIRDIKENSVNAEIVEQMYRRNPILRYTQHPLHSPLLPLPYGEVTSLHRQQGYASLQDEAVRVFNSLQEMETLADTVPIIQGILQTCQDLRPLRDEVYCQVIKQTNHVPQPNSPANLAHWHLLTCMSCTFLPSRAILRYLRFHLKRVRERYPGTDIERYASFIGESLKKTKTREFVPSQEEIAALLLRQEMSTTVYCHGGGSCKISINSHTTAGEVVEKLIRGLAMEDSKNLFSLFEHNTFTDRALESRVIVADVLAKFERLAGSEEDEEEGEWKLYFKLYCFLDVESMPKEGVEFAFMFEQAHESLISGHFPASEETLQHLAALRLQYLHGDGAGRAGWSLGSVYPIGRLRNRILQSTKPGVGAAGGAGSRGSGGIGDVIGTIGGQGGTGASTEKRKTPTFRDSSLRKSKTGSLKKQKVEGEQRLEMWVKEETSATRTSILEKWTRLQGMPQHQAMLKYMSIIKEWPGYGSTLFDVECKEGGFPHDLWLGVSADNVSVYKRGEPKPLETFQYEHITFFGASQPCTYKIIVDEREMYFETPQVGEITKIMKAYINMVVKKRCSIMSVTSVASSWAR, from the exons GTGTTTTACCTACAGCAGGCCGAGGTCACCAGGGAGCGGGTGTATGCGATGCACCAGTCCAGTATTGACGGGGTGGAGGACATGTCAGCGCTGGCTGAGTTGCATGAGGCTGCAATCATGCACAACCTTTACCAGCGCTACCAAAAGGATAACATTTAC ACTAATATTGGAAGCATCCTGGCTGCTGTCAACCCATATAAACAGATCCCAGGCCTTTACGACCTGGACAGAGTGGACTCGTACTCCAAGCACCATCTGGGGGAACTCCCCCCGCACATTTTTGCCGTGGCCAATGAATGTTACCGCTGCATCTGGAAACGCCACGACAGTCAGTGTGTCCTCATAAG TGGTGAATCAGGAGCGGGGAAGACGGAGAGcaccaaactgctgctgcagtttctgtCGGTGATGAGCCAGAACTCAATCGCTGCTCCTCAGTCGGAGAGAACTACACATGTGGAGCAGGCCATCGTTCAGAGCAG TCCAATCATGGAGGCTTTTGGGAACGCAAAGACCGTTTACAACAACAACTCCAGTCGCTTTGGGAAGTTCATCCAGCTTCACTTCTCAGAGTGCGGCAACATCCAAGGAGGCTGCGTCATCGACT ATTTACTGGAAAAG aACCGTGTGGTACGACAAAATCCAGGAGAGAGAAACTACCACATCTTCTATGCTCTGCTGGCAGGAGCCAGTAAAGAGGATAAAA GTCTGTATTTCCTGGAGGATCCTGCTGAATCTTTCCACTACCTCAGCCAGTCAGGATGTCTGAAGGACAAGAGCCTGAATGACAAAGAACTGTACAACAGTGTTATG GAGGCACTGAAGGTTTTAGGCTTTACAGAGGAAGAATGCAGAGACATGTTCAAGCTGCTGTCGGGAGTCTTGCAGCTCGGCAACATGGAGTTTATGCTCGCAGGAGGGGCTCAGATCACCACCAAGCAAG TGGTCAGTAACGCCAGTGAACTGTTGGGTCTGGACGCCTTCCAGCTCTCTGAAGTCCTGACTCAGCGATCCATAATCCTCAGAGGAGAGGAAATCTGTTCCCCTCTCACGATTGAACAG GCCATTGATTCCAGGGACTCTGTCGCGATGGCGCTGTATTCCCAGTGTTTCTCCTGGATCATCCTCAAGATTAATCAGAAGATTaagggaaaagaaaatttcaaatCCATTGGCATTCTTGATATCTTTGGCTTTGAAAATTTTGAG GTGAATCGTTTTGAGCAGTTTAACATCAATTACGCCAACGAGAAGCTCCAGTCATACTTTAACAAGCACATCTTCTCCCTGGAGCAGCTGGAGTACAACAG GGAAGGAGTTCAGTGGGACGCCATCGACTGGATGGACAATGCCGAGTGTCTCGACCTCATAGAGAAG AAACTTGGCTTGTTGGCACTAGTGAACGAAGAGAGCCGCTTCCCCAAAGGAACAGACTTCACTCTGCTGGAGAAGCTGCACAGCAGACACTCT ACAAACCCTTACTATGTGAAGCCCAGAGTCGCAGATCATCAGTTTGGGATCAAGCATTATGCCGGAGAG GTGCTGTATGATGTGAGAGGAATCTTGGAGAAGAACAGAGACACGTTCAGGGACGACATCCTGAACATGCTCAAGGACAGCAG GTTGGACTTCATCTACGACTTGTTTGAGAAGGTCGGCAGCAGAAACAATGAGGAGAAGATGGGGACAGCCAGACGTAAGCCCACAGTGAGCTCCCAGTTCAGG GATTCCCTCCATGCTCTCATGGCCACACTTAGTGCATCCAATCCGTTCTTCATTCGCTGCATTAAGCCCAACATGGAAAAG AATCCGAACGTGTTTGACCCAGAAATCGTCCTGAACCAGCTAAGGTATTCAGGGATGCTGGAGACGGTGAAGATCCGTCGCGCCGGGTTCCCCGTTCGCAGAACATTCAAAGATTTTTTATCTCG GtataaaatcatcataaaagACAAGGTGCCAGCAGCAGGGGATGACAAGAAAAGAAGCACTGATCTCTTAACTAAATATGATAAAACTAAGAAGGAGTGGCAGCTGGGAAAGACCAAG GTGTTCATGAAGGAGTCTTTGGAGCAGCGTTTGGAGAAAGACCGGGATGAAATCCGGCGTCAAGCTGCCATGATAATCCGAGCCCATCTACTCACTTTTTCTGCAAA GAAGCGTTTCAAACAGGTTCGCTCCAGCATCGTTGTTCTGCAGAAGCACTTGCGGAGGCACATCCAACGCAGACAGTTCGTCAAGAAGCGCAAGGCGGCGCTGGTGCTGCAGAAGCACAGGCGAGGGCAGGTGGCCCGCACCCGCGTTCGAAAACtcagagaggagaagaagaagaagagggaagatgaggaaaggaagaaggaggaggaagagaagaagacgACGGGCGGAGAGGAAAACGAAGAGGTTAATGAAGACGATCAGAAG GATGAAGCTCGTCAAATGGAGGAGATCCTCCAGTTGGAGAGAGAGATCGAGCGCCTGCAGAAAAAGCGAGAGGACGAGGTGTCGCAGCTGTGCGAGTCGTCCAAACAGGAGCTGCAGTTGCGTCGGGATGCTGAGCTCAAGCGGATGAAGAAGGAGGCATCCCGGAAGGCAACAGAGCTCATCGACCTCCTGAACTTTGGGGGTGTGGATCCCTCTGCGGAAGCAGTCGGAGCCAAGCCTGTGGCGGAGGCGAAAACCGCAAAAGGGGCGAGCACAGCCGGAGGGGCCTCGAAAGAGGAGGATGTAGACGAAGGCTTCCATGCAGAGGAAGAGTGCATCCCCCTGCCAGACTTCCCACCTCCCGCTGAGTCCGACGCTCCCATAGATCAGGACATATTTGTTCATCTCccccctcctccacctgcttTTGCAGAGGGAACCGTTCCCCCCACGCCTCCTCCACTTCCAGTAGACGGCGTCCCCGCCACTGGaattcctccacctcctccgcTCCCTCCACCTGGAGACGGGGCTCccgttcctcctcctccaccggcagagggagagaaaaacgaggaaacaaaaacagacgCGGAGAGGAAAGTGAGCATGGTGGAGAGCCTGGTGGATGGAGAGGAGCCCATCTACAGCATGCCGGCGGATACGGAGTCGGACTACGACCAGGAAGACGAGGAGGGGTCTGTCAATGCCGGGGATGACAGCTCGGTGTCTGGAAGCAACCGCGGGAGCGCAGCCGTGACGGACGAGGAGCACCCGAGGAAATCCACCTGCACCAACACCAGCGTGGAGTCCTACAGAGGCAGCTCTGACTCT TACGCAGACAGCGAAGATGAACACGATGGCATGATGGACACTGATGAAGAGGTGACAAACGGACGTGTGACTTTGCTCAACGGAAATGGGCCACCATATTTCCATGGTTATCTCTACATGAAAG CTGGTCTGATGATCCCGTGGAAGCGGCGCTGGTGTGTGTTAAAAGACGAGACGTTCATGTGGTTCCGGTCCAAGCAGGAATCCTTGAAGTCCGGGTGGCTCTACAAGAAGGGAGGAGGACTGTCCACTCTTTCCCGGAG aAACTGGAAGATGCGCTGGTTTGTGCTGCGAGACAGCAAACTTATGTACTACGAGAATGACAGCGAGGAGAAGCTGAAAGGAACCATCGACATCAGGGCGGCCAA GGAGATCGTGGACAATCATGAAAAGGAGAACGCTCTGAACATCGTGACAGACGAGAGGACGTACCAAGTGTTTGCTGAGTCGCCAGAAGATGCCAG TGGGTGGTTTAATGTGCTCAGCAAGGTGAGAGTGTGCACTCCTGAACAGCTGCTGGACATGTCCCACGAGCAGGCCAATCCTAAAAATGCTGTT GGAACTCTTGATGTAGGGCTTATCGACTCTGTTTGTGCATCAGACAACCCCGATCG CCCAAATTCGTTTGTCATCATTACGGCAAACCGGGTGATTCACTGCAACAGTGACACACCCGAGGAGATGCATCACTGGATCAGTCTGCTGCAGAAACCCAAGGGAGATGCCAGGATAGATGGACAGGAGTTTCTTGTCAGAG GTTGGCTCCACAAGGAGATGAAGACGAACGCTAAGAGCACGTCCCTGAAGCTGAAGAAACGGTGGTTTGTTTTGACCCACAACTCTCTGGATTACTACAAGAGCGCAGAGAAAAACTCATCCAAGATGGGGACTCTGGTCCTCAACTCCCTCTGCTCCGTCATCCAGCCGGATGAGCGGGTCCACAGGGAGACTG GCTACTGGAACATCATTGTGTATGGAAGGAAGCATTGCTATCGCCTATATACCAAAATGCTGAACGAGGCCATGAGATGGACGGCTGCAATCCTGGGAGTCATCGAAAGCAAAACTCCGATCGAAACCCCGACTCTGCAGCTCATCAGAGATATCAAG GAGAACAGTGTGAATGCAGAAATAGTGGAGCAGATGTACAGGAGGAACCCTATCCTGAGATACACACAGCATCCACTGCACTCGCCTCTGCTGCCGCTGCCTTACGGAGAGGTCACCAGCT TACATCGGCAGCAGGGCTACGCCAGTCTGCAGGACGAGGCGGTGAGAGTTTTCAATTCGCTGCAGGAGATGGAGACGCTGGCAGACACGGTGCCCATCATTCAGGGCATCCTGCAGACCTGCCAGGATCTGCGCCCTCTCAGGGATGAG gtTTATTGTCAGGTGATCAAGCAGACCAATCATGTGCCTCAACCAAACAGCCCAGCCAATCTGGCACACTGGCACCTGCTCACCTGCATGAGCTGCACCTTCCTGCCCAGTCGAGCCATCCTCAGATACCTCCGCTTCCACCTTAAAAG GGTACGGGAGCGCTATCCCGGCACCGATATCGAGCGCTATGCCAGCTTCATCGGAGAATCCCTGAAGAAGACCAAGACTCGTGAGTTTGTTCCATCTCAGGAGGAGATCGCCGCCCTGCTGCTCAGGCAGGAGATGAGCACCACTGTGTACTGCCACGGAGGAGGCTCCTGCAAGATCTCCATTAACTCGCACACCACAGCTGGAGAG gttgtTGAGAAGCTCATCAGAGGTCTGGCCATGGAGGACAGTAAGAACCTGTTTTCTCTATTCGAACACAACACTTTCACAGACAGAGCGCTGGAGAGCAGAGTGATCGTGGCGGACGTTCTGGCCAAGTTTGAGAG ACTGGCAGGCAgtgaagaggatgaggaggagggagagtgGAAACTGTACTTCAAGCTGTACTGCTTCCTGGATGTAGAGAGCATGCCCAAGGAGGGAGTGGAGTTTGCATTCATGTTTGAACAG GCTCATGAATCATTAATCAGCGGCCACTTCCCTGCCTCGGAGGAGACCTTGCAGCACCTGGCGGCTTTACGTCTCCAGTATCTCCATGGCGACGGGGCGGGTCGGGCTGGATGGAGCCTGGGAAGCGTCTACCCGATCGGACGCCTTCGGAATCGCATCTTGCAGTCCACCAAACCGGGCGTGGGAGCGGCAGGCGGAGCCGGGTCGAGAGGCAGCGGAGGAATCGGAGACGTGATCGGGACCATCGGAGGACAGGGCGGGACCGGGGCCAGCACGGAGAAACGAAAGACTCCCACCTTCAGGGATTCTTCCCTCAGGAAAAGCAAAACGGGTTCACTGAAGAAGCAGAAG GTGGAAGGGGAGCAGAGGCTGGAGATGTGGGTGAAGGAGGAGACATCTGCGACGCGCACCAGCATCCTGGAGAAGTGGACCCGTCTGCAGGGCATGCCACAGCACCAGGCCATGCTCAAGTACATGAGCATCATCAAGGAGTGGCCCGGATACGGCTCCACTCTCTTCGACGTGGAG TGTAAAGAAGGAGGGTTCCCTCATGATCTGTGGCTGGGTGTGAGTGCCGACAATGTTTCTGTGTATAAGCGAGGTGAACCGAAACCACTGGAGACGTTCCAGTATGAGCACATAACCTTCTTTGGAGCTTCACAGCCCTGCACCTATAAGATCATCGTGGATGAGAGGGAGATGTACTTCGAGACTCCACAG GTTGGAGAGATCACCAAGATCATGAAGGCCTACATCAACATGGTGGTGAAGAAGCGTTGCAGCATCATGTCTGTGACCAGCGTGGCCAGTTCCTGGGCCAGGTGA